The Marispirochaeta aestuarii genome contains a region encoding:
- a CDS encoding type III polyketide synthase has product MQESNNKQGAYLLGIGTAVPDYSYSQDFALEFNLGIEGTTERQKKFMRRIYAGSAIEKRHSVIADYGRDPADYSFFPPTQSLKPEPTTQERNDLFIREANRLSALAVEDLFARLGKKDTHDITHLITISCTGFSAPGFDFHLARELELPAATRRYHIGFMGCYAALTGMSLAHSICKAEPGARVLMVNVELCSVHFQQRDDLDTMVANAIFADGASAALIVTDPPEADTAVLAFDSFNSQILPDSEEDMAWRVGNTGFTMKLSAYVPRIINENLDDILKGILKKSGRRHGDIDIWAVHPGGKAILEKIEEALQLDPEELSVSYEVLRDYGNMSSVTIMFVLQRILADSREGNVLAIAFGPGLTVETGFMRKISRP; this is encoded by the coding sequence ATGCAGGAGTCAAACAATAAGCAGGGCGCGTATCTTCTGGGAATCGGTACCGCCGTTCCGGACTATTCCTATTCCCAGGATTTTGCCCTGGAGTTCAATCTGGGAATCGAGGGAACCACGGAACGGCAGAAAAAGTTCATGCGCCGCATCTATGCCGGAAGCGCCATCGAAAAACGTCATTCCGTCATCGCCGATTACGGCCGCGATCCGGCGGATTACAGCTTTTTTCCGCCCACACAAAGCCTGAAACCTGAACCCACCACGCAAGAGAGAAACGACCTCTTTATCCGGGAAGCCAACCGGCTTTCTGCGCTGGCTGTTGAGGACCTCTTTGCACGGCTCGGGAAAAAAGACACCCACGACATTACCCACCTTATAACCATAAGCTGCACCGGCTTTTCCGCCCCGGGCTTCGATTTCCACCTGGCCCGGGAACTTGAGCTGCCTGCGGCAACCAGACGTTACCATATCGGGTTTATGGGCTGCTACGCTGCCCTGACCGGGATGTCCCTGGCCCATTCAATCTGTAAAGCCGAGCCGGGGGCCCGCGTTCTGATGGTAAACGTGGAGCTCTGTTCCGTACACTTTCAGCAGCGGGACGATCTGGATACCATGGTTGCCAATGCCATATTTGCCGACGGGGCCTCCGCGGCGCTGATTGTCACGGACCCGCCGGAAGCGGACACAGCTGTACTGGCCTTCGACTCCTTCAACTCCCAGATCCTTCCCGACAGCGAGGAAGATATGGCATGGCGGGTGGGAAATACAGGGTTCACAATGAAGCTCTCCGCCTATGTGCCCAGGATAATCAACGAGAACCTGGACGATATCCTGAAAGGGATCCTCAAAAAAAGCGGGCGCCGCCACGGGGATATCGACATATGGGCGGTGCACCCCGGCGGAAAGGCCATACTCGAAAAAATAGAGGAGGCCCTGCAGCTCGACCCCGAGGAACTCAGCGTTTCCTACGAGGTCCTCCGGGACTACGGCAACATGAGTTCGGTAACCATCATGTTTGTCCTGCAGCGAATCCTTGCCGACAGCCGGGAAGGAAATGTTCTGGCCATTGCCTTCGGTCCCGGCCTCACCGTGGAAACCGGTTTCATGCGCAAGATTTCCCGGCCATAG
- a CDS encoding methyltransferase domain-containing protein, whose amino-acid sequence MDDPECSKKLLIRTVRQFRLINLLFSASRRLIKRKLVSRMEPGRMKPYTFLDIGAGGCDTALWLADYSKKKGIPIRISCLDNDPRIAGYARSVIKKRENIELFQASVFDISRMPRFDFIFSNHFLHHFSDSQIPQILDLVEEKTEIAFLMNDLCRSRLSYLGYEIFALLFLYKSFARYDGKLSIRRGFTPEDLHRLITETRNPEFFSTGKTFPGRIYIHGFSRGRSR is encoded by the coding sequence ATGGACGATCCGGAATGCAGTAAGAAATTGCTTATCAGGACCGTCCGCCAGTTCCGGCTGATAAATCTGCTCTTCTCCGCTTCCCGCCGCCTCATAAAACGTAAGCTCGTCTCCCGGATGGAGCCGGGGCGTATGAAGCCCTACACCTTCCTCGACATCGGAGCCGGCGGCTGCGACACCGCCCTCTGGCTTGCGGATTACAGTAAAAAAAAGGGCATCCCGATCCGGATAAGCTGCCTGGATAATGATCCCCGGATTGCCGGGTACGCCCGCAGCGTTATAAAGAAACGGGAGAATATTGAGCTGTTCCAGGCTTCGGTTTTCGATATTTCCCGGATGCCCCGTTTTGATTTTATCTTCTCCAACCATTTTCTTCACCACTTTTCCGATTCACAGATCCCGCAGATACTCGACCTGGTGGAGGAGAAAACCGAAATCGCATTCCTTATGAACGACCTGTGTCGTTCCCGTCTTTCGTACCTGGGCTACGAAATCTTTGCCCTCCTTTTTCTGTACAAAAGCTTTGCCCGCTACGACGGCAAATTGTCCATCCGACGGGGATTTACCCCCGAAGATCTGCATCGTCTGATCACTGAAACCAGAAATCCTGAATTCTTCTCTACAGGAAAGACCTTTCCCGGTCGCATATATATACACGGCTTCAGCCGGGGCAGATCCCGGTAA
- a CDS encoding NAD(P)/FAD-dependent oxidoreductase: MGKRIAIIGGGFAGTEAARKLSGRGQEVHLFDPRPAFEFLPLLPDLLGGRYSLESMTGAYSFLAEKYGFTFHQVRVSSVDPRQCRFYAEGEQFEFDYLLICPGGTTDFHGDKTAAEKSYTVRSTAGIEDLLAAYHSENPDSVVLVGGGYTGLETASQLRRRARKTDREPEILVIEKGETILAGVAPGARSYLEHQLQKLGISILTSTTLNGFSEDGVRLSNGRTLDRALVIWNAGVSFPGELWTQEVDLDPAGRVRVDQYGRIGERSWAAGDIAHFGEGDAGLPMASYLAIQQGSSAAGNILRHIEGKPLRPYRPRYYGYLIPLASGYGIGRIAGVNLKGRLPVLLHHAAGILRTFAPGKRIRLLKELLREGIGMGEND; the protein is encoded by the coding sequence ATGGGAAAACGCATAGCGATTATCGGCGGCGGATTTGCGGGGACCGAAGCAGCCCGCAAACTTTCAGGTCGGGGACAGGAGGTCCATCTCTTCGACCCGAGACCCGCCTTCGAGTTTCTCCCCCTTCTGCCGGATTTACTGGGCGGCCGTTACTCCCTTGAGTCGATGACCGGCGCGTACTCCTTTCTGGCGGAGAAATACGGCTTCACCTTTCATCAGGTCCGGGTCAGTTCCGTGGATCCCCGGCAATGCCGTTTTTATGCCGAGGGGGAGCAATTCGAGTTTGACTACCTTCTTATCTGCCCGGGGGGTACCACAGATTTCCACGGCGACAAAACAGCCGCCGAAAAAAGCTATACCGTACGCAGCACCGCCGGCATAGAGGACCTGCTTGCAGCATACCACTCGGAGAACCCGGACAGCGTGGTTCTGGTGGGCGGCGGTTACACCGGGCTCGAAACGGCATCCCAGCTGCGGCGCAGGGCCCGTAAGACAGACAGAGAACCTGAGATCCTTGTCATCGAAAAGGGAGAGACCATCCTTGCCGGAGTCGCCCCCGGAGCACGCAGCTATCTTGAGCACCAGCTGCAAAAACTCGGTATCTCGATTCTGACCTCCACAACCCTTAACGGATTCAGCGAAGACGGGGTCAGACTTTCCAATGGCCGGACCCTGGACAGAGCCCTTGTTATCTGGAATGCGGGCGTGAGTTTTCCCGGGGAGTTATGGACACAAGAGGTCGACCTTGACCCTGCCGGAAGGGTGCGGGTGGACCAGTACGGACGAATCGGGGAGCGCTCCTGGGCGGCAGGGGACATTGCCCATTTCGGCGAAGGGGATGCCGGCCTTCCCATGGCAAGCTACCTGGCGATTCAGCAGGGAAGTTCCGCCGCCGGAAACATCCTGCGCCACATTGAGGGAAAACCATTGCGCCCGTACCGGCCCCGTTACTACGGCTACCTTATCCCTCTGGCCAGCGGATACGGAATCGGCAGGATAGCCGGAGTCAATCTGAAAGGTCGGCTGCCCGTGCTGCTCCACCATGCGGCGGGAATCCTGAGAACCTTTGCCCCGGGGAAGCGAATACGGTTACTGAAGGAACTCCTGCGGGAAGGAATCGGGATGGGAGAAAATGATTGA
- a CDS encoding mandelate racemase/muconate lactonizing enzyme family protein, with the protein MNKIDEICTSYYRVPLEEVLVDAMHGDHTHFELVVVDIICSDGLSGCGYTYTGGYGGKAIVQVIEHDLKPFLLQKDPDCIEYLWNKMNWRIHYVGRGGIAGFAISAIDIGLWDIRGKKAGLPLWKMAGGRGRTVRAYAGGIDLHYPIERLLSNTRNYLQHGFHGIKIKVGQNRLAEDVERAAAVRELIGSEKKLMIDANMRWSAAEAVRAARAMKDLDIFWLEEPTIPEDFSAYNLIRKEGGIPVAMGENLHTIYEFKDAFSIGRIDFPQPDASNIGGITGWLKIACLAEASNLPVCSHGMQELHVSLLAGTVNGGYMEVHSFPIDKYTTCPVELNENGEAVAPDVPGTGVDFNREILNAYKDPQ; encoded by the coding sequence ATGAATAAAATCGATGAAATATGCACATCATACTACAGAGTTCCCCTTGAAGAGGTCCTGGTCGATGCGATGCATGGAGACCATACCCACTTTGAGCTGGTAGTTGTAGACATTATCTGTTCTGATGGATTATCAGGATGTGGTTATACGTATACAGGTGGATACGGCGGTAAAGCTATTGTCCAGGTAATTGAGCATGATCTGAAACCTTTTTTACTGCAGAAAGATCCTGACTGCATAGAATATTTATGGAATAAAATGAACTGGAGGATTCATTACGTTGGTCGGGGAGGTATTGCGGGCTTTGCAATTTCTGCCATCGATATCGGACTCTGGGACATCAGGGGGAAAAAAGCCGGGCTCCCTTTGTGGAAAATGGCTGGAGGAAGAGGCCGTACTGTCAGAGCGTATGCTGGAGGAATAGACTTACACTATCCCATCGAAAGGCTTCTCAGTAATACCCGCAATTATCTTCAACATGGTTTTCATGGGATCAAAATAAAAGTCGGCCAGAACAGATTGGCAGAGGATGTTGAACGTGCTGCTGCAGTCCGCGAGCTGATAGGCAGTGAAAAAAAACTCATGATCGATGCAAATATGAGATGGAGTGCTGCAGAAGCTGTCAGGGCGGCACGCGCCATGAAAGATCTGGACATTTTCTGGCTGGAGGAGCCTACAATACCGGAAGACTTCAGTGCATATAATCTTATACGAAAAGAGGGCGGTATCCCGGTAGCCATGGGTGAGAACCTGCATACAATATATGAATTTAAGGATGCATTCAGTATAGGTCGAATTGACTTTCCACAACCGGATGCATCGAATATCGGAGGAATAACAGGGTGGTTAAAAATCGCCTGTCTCGCTGAAGCATCTAATTTACCGGTTTGTTCCCATGGTATGCAGGAACTGCATGTAAGTCTGCTTGCCGGTACTGTGAATGGAGGGTACATGGAAGTCCATAGTTTCCCCATAGATAAGTATACAACATGTCCGGTAGAATTAAACGAGAACGGAGAAGCCGTCGCTCCTGATGTTCCTGGTACCGGAGTTGATTTTAACCGTGAGATTCTGAACGCATATAAAGACCCTCAATAA
- a CDS encoding GntR family transcriptional regulator: MGKIVFRTIAEQIFAKLRVEIVNETLTPGAELKEESISERFGVSRGPVREALKELSRYGLISPRGKAGYKVAEPLRPEVRKLIIEIRLMIEKFVIQSLLDDFTEEDIAELETILDGQKKASIENDTAGVWEADVRFHEYMLKKYNDTHVDEMWRSGAYRVMMMKEYQHETLFESYEAHVRILDAIRKKDPRKLFIELENNIQ; this comes from the coding sequence ATGGGCAAGATTGTTTTTCGAACAATTGCAGAGCAGATCTTTGCAAAATTGCGAGTTGAAATTGTAAACGAAACGCTGACTCCAGGAGCAGAACTCAAGGAAGAATCAATTTCGGAGAGATTTGGAGTAAGCCGGGGTCCCGTACGTGAAGCTCTTAAAGAACTTTCAAGATATGGCCTGATATCCCCACGCGGAAAAGCTGGCTACAAAGTGGCTGAACCACTTAGGCCGGAAGTTCGAAAACTCATAATTGAAATTCGCCTGATGATAGAGAAATTCGTAATACAATCACTTCTCGACGATTTTACAGAAGAAGATATTGCAGAACTGGAAACCATTCTTGATGGTCAGAAGAAAGCAAGCATTGAAAATGATACTGCCGGAGTATGGGAAGCCGATGTCCGATTTCACGAATACATGTTGAAAAAATATAATGACACCCATGTGGATGAAATGTGGCGATCCGGAGCGTATCGTGTAATGATGATGAAAGAGTATCAACATGAGACACTCTTCGAAAGCTACGAAGCACACGTCCGTATACTTGATGCCATCAGAAAGAAGGATCCGCGTAAATTGTTTATTGAACTGGAAAATAATATCCAGTGA
- a CDS encoding M24 family metallopeptidase, with protein sequence MLSREGCLQRQNDLIRFLPEKCDLILITDPPYLLYFNNLWIEQNSTNQNSLNLFVFNENERIVFTDDSLFESASTSYAETIISSRWYGKKYPVFNRKEVVVREFSLWLDKFRPKKIAAELVSLPGIIQKAVEDRGILLTDISRELNQMRVRKYPDEIAEIRRIAGNASRTMDIVADSAKAGMSEWEIFGSLYKEFISIHKEQTSPVGDLVSDYRVSGFPRQRAVQTGDLLIIDFSPYVNGYRADIARTICVNSLPTNSQQEYSDILQESLRHTEKLLCPDIPGKVIYDSFLLFFRKNKIDKYYISHAGHGIGLKHPERPFFVLNCDETVPQGAVITLEPGLYNNDIGYMRIEDNYLITETGFEKLSFHRKTLKQTSY encoded by the coding sequence ATGTTAAGCAGAGAGGGCTGCCTTCAACGTCAAAATGACCTGATAAGATTTCTGCCCGAAAAATGTGATCTGATACTAATAACAGACCCCCCGTATTTGCTGTATTTCAATAATTTGTGGATAGAACAGAACAGCACAAATCAGAACAGTCTCAACCTGTTTGTCTTTAACGAAAATGAACGCATAGTTTTTACTGATGATTCACTATTCGAATCGGCGTCGACCTCATACGCGGAAACTATTATCAGCTCACGCTGGTATGGAAAAAAATATCCGGTATTTAATAGAAAGGAGGTCGTGGTTAGGGAATTTTCATTATGGTTGGATAAATTCAGACCAAAAAAGATCGCAGCTGAGTTGGTTTCATTACCAGGAATCATACAAAAGGCAGTGGAAGACAGAGGTATACTGCTAACTGATATCTCCCGTGAATTGAACCAGATGAGAGTTCGGAAATATCCTGATGAAATAGCTGAAATCCGCAGGATAGCAGGAAATGCTTCCAGAACAATGGATATTGTCGCTGATTCAGCAAAGGCCGGAATGTCTGAATGGGAAATTTTCGGATCGCTTTATAAAGAATTTATTTCAATACACAAGGAACAAACGTCACCAGTAGGCGATCTGGTTTCAGATTACAGGGTATCCGGATTTCCTCGGCAAAGAGCAGTGCAAACCGGGGATCTGCTGATAATCGATTTCTCGCCCTATGTGAATGGATACAGGGCTGATATTGCAAGAACGATATGCGTGAACTCTCTCCCGACAAATTCTCAACAGGAATATTCAGATATTTTACAGGAAAGCTTAAGACACACGGAAAAGCTTCTATGCCCGGATATTCCAGGGAAAGTTATCTACGACAGTTTTTTATTGTTTTTCAGAAAAAATAAAATTGATAAATATTACATAAGCCATGCAGGTCACGGAATCGGACTCAAACATCCTGAACGACCCTTTTTTGTTCTGAATTGCGACGAAACAGTTCCGCAGGGAGCCGTTATTACTCTGGAACCCGGACTCTATAACAACGATATTGGATACATGAGGATTGAGGATAATTACCTTATTACAGAAACAGGATTTGAAAAACTTTCTTTCCATCGAAAAACATTAAAACAAACAAGCTATTAG
- a CDS encoding TRAP transporter substrate-binding protein, whose amino-acid sequence MIVLVLAAALFAEGAKEAGPVNMKIYTAYPPGDESYVTAMEFAERVEKYSEGTITAEVFHSGSMGGEKETVQAVKLGDAHAVTSGLLPVTMFTQDYGFFDGIYVFKDFNHFKNVWDGKLGDEIKDILLDNNLRSMGVYLRGMRHLSANKPIRVPEDGRGLKIRTPQLPSMVNTWKAIGFLPTPINLPELFTSLQTGVVDCAEGPPSQMLSYKYQEVQDYLMFTGHNVSVAMFLISNRFLESLEDDKRAIVEKAAEEAVQAGAEYALKADREKLNKLIDGGMTPIEVDKEAFMEKARPAVEELFKTQWKVTNVDEILSYME is encoded by the coding sequence ATGATTGTTCTTGTTCTGGCAGCCGCCCTCTTTGCGGAGGGGGCAAAAGAAGCCGGCCCAGTCAACATGAAGATTTATACAGCCTATCCGCCCGGGGATGAATCGTATGTAACCGCTATGGAATTCGCTGAACGCGTTGAAAAGTACAGCGAGGGAACAATAACTGCAGAGGTCTTTCACAGCGGATCAATGGGAGGAGAAAAGGAGACTGTTCAGGCTGTTAAATTGGGAGATGCTCACGCAGTAACTAGCGGGCTTCTTCCTGTAACAATGTTTACCCAGGATTACGGTTTTTTCGACGGAATTTATGTATTCAAGGACTTTAACCATTTCAAGAATGTTTGGGACGGCAAACTGGGGGATGAAATCAAAGATATCTTACTCGATAACAACTTGAGAAGTATGGGCGTGTATCTGAGAGGAATGCGCCATCTCTCTGCAAATAAACCTATCAGGGTCCCTGAAGACGGCAGAGGATTGAAAATTCGAACCCCCCAACTTCCTTCAATGGTCAATACCTGGAAAGCAATCGGTTTTCTTCCGACTCCAATAAACCTGCCCGAACTCTTCACTTCGCTGCAGACCGGTGTAGTCGATTGCGCCGAAGGCCCTCCATCTCAGATGCTTTCGTATAAGTATCAGGAAGTACAGGATTATTTAATGTTCACAGGTCATAATGTCTCTGTAGCAATGTTTCTCATAAGCAACAGGTTTCTGGAGTCCCTGGAAGATGATAAAAGAGCTATCGTGGAAAAAGCTGCTGAAGAGGCGGTGCAGGCAGGTGCCGAATATGCACTGAAAGCAGACAGAGAAAAACTCAATAAACTTATAGATGGCGGTATGACACCGATAGAAGTTGATAAAGAAGCCTTTATGGAGAAAGCTCGTCCGGCAGTTGAAGAATTATTCAAGACACAATGGAAAGTTACCAACGTTGATGAAATTCTTTCCTATATGGAATAG
- a CDS encoding TRAP transporter small permease, with the protein MVSIINKAIDKMVSLIEFVCSVLFISICLIVLIQVIGRFVLKIATPWSEELARYLLVILVFLGATVSVKERSHLVALNIFEGRSEKAKLFGSLLVDGIILLVSVMYARNSIRMSRIVGTEMASSMLWLKTRYLYIIISIGFLLSSLFAVFLILKTIMTFKERNK; encoded by the coding sequence ATGGTTTCGATAATCAATAAAGCGATCGACAAGATGGTATCGTTGATTGAATTTGTTTGCAGTGTACTGTTTATTTCTATTTGCCTGATTGTACTCATTCAGGTGATAGGAAGATTTGTCTTAAAAATAGCGACTCCGTGGTCGGAGGAACTTGCACGGTATCTGCTGGTTATCCTGGTATTCCTCGGTGCAACAGTTTCAGTAAAGGAAAGGTCACACCTTGTCGCACTGAATATATTTGAAGGTCGTTCTGAAAAAGCAAAGCTTTTTGGAAGCTTACTAGTAGATGGAATAATTCTGTTAGTAAGCGTTATGTACGCAAGAAACAGTATTCGCATGTCAAGGATTGTTGGAACAGAGATGGCTTCTTCCATGTTATGGCTGAAAACAAGGTACCTTTACATAATAATATCGATCGGGTTTTTACTGTCGAGCCTGTTTGCCGTGTTTCTTATTTTAAAAACAATTATGACCTTTAAAGAGAGAAACAAATGA
- a CDS encoding TRAP transporter large permease — MIETTLLFGGLLLGTFIIGVPVGYGIIFTATLLYYLYSSGGGDSAILLQRMFDGLNSFPLLAIPLFMLTGNLMNTGGITERIFRLASALVGHFRLGLAHVNVVTSMLFAGMSGSATVDAAAIGQVEMKAMLDEGYDRDYSAAVTAASSTIGPIIPPSVPLVIYGVVAEVSIGRLLFAGLVPGVIVGLTLMTLIAIQGRKWQYPRQKFKGMSNLWDAFKRGFFPALTPFILLGGILSGIFTPTEAAVIALLYAMILGMLVYREVTVLQFWDLVKKTFRPTVEIMIIIAGATAFAYMIVSVKIPQELAGFVTSLSLNKWIILVMINIALLIVGCFMETVAAITIAVPVLMPLVLQYGINPIHFGLIVVFNLVFGLLTPPVGLVLFVTSRIAEISVARLFRALLVFYIPLFICLLAVTYIEPISVWLPTILMGK; from the coding sequence ATGATCGAAACGACCCTATTATTCGGCGGATTACTGCTGGGCACTTTTATAATTGGAGTTCCTGTCGGATACGGGATTATTTTCACCGCGACACTACTATATTACTTATACTCAAGTGGAGGTGGAGATTCTGCTATTCTTTTGCAACGAATGTTTGACGGGTTAAACAGTTTTCCGCTTTTAGCAATTCCACTTTTTATGCTTACCGGGAACTTGATGAATACCGGGGGTATTACTGAACGTATTTTTCGTTTGGCCTCTGCCCTGGTTGGTCATTTCCGTCTGGGTCTTGCACACGTTAATGTTGTTACCAGCATGCTTTTTGCCGGAATGTCCGGTTCAGCTACCGTCGATGCAGCTGCTATCGGACAAGTAGAAATGAAAGCGATGCTTGATGAAGGGTATGATCGCGATTATTCTGCGGCTGTTACAGCTGCATCATCAACAATTGGTCCGATAATCCCACCCAGCGTCCCGCTGGTAATATACGGTGTTGTTGCGGAGGTTTCGATAGGTCGTCTCCTTTTTGCTGGTCTTGTTCCAGGTGTGATCGTGGGACTTACCCTGATGACCTTGATTGCAATTCAAGGGCGAAAGTGGCAATATCCCAGACAAAAGTTCAAAGGGATGTCGAATCTGTGGGATGCATTTAAACGCGGTTTTTTTCCAGCTCTGACTCCCTTTATTCTGCTTGGCGGAATATTATCAGGTATTTTCACTCCAACAGAAGCGGCTGTTATTGCATTATTATATGCCATGATACTTGGAATGCTGGTATATAGAGAAGTAACAGTGCTTCAATTCTGGGATCTGGTGAAGAAAACCTTTCGTCCGACGGTTGAAATAATGATAATCATCGCTGGAGCAACCGCGTTTGCCTATATGATAGTAAGTGTAAAGATACCCCAGGAACTAGCTGGGTTTGTCACTTCCTTGTCTTTAAACAAGTGGATAATACTGGTGATGATAAACATTGCCCTTCTGATTGTTGGCTGTTTTATGGAAACCGTCGCAGCGATAACCATTGCTGTACCTGTTTTGATGCCCCTGGTACTACAGTATGGCATCAATCCTATTCATTTCGGTCTCATTGTTGTTTTCAATCTTGTATTCGGATTGCTTACACCACCAGTCGGGTTGGTGCTGTTTGTAACCAGTCGGATAGCTGAAATCTCCGTTGCAAGACTTTTTCGAGCACTATTGGTTTTTTATATCCCTCTTTTTATATGCTTGTTAGCCGTCACCTACATTGAGCCAATATCAGTATGGCTTCCAACGATTCTAATGGGAAAATGA
- a CDS encoding GAF domain-containing protein, translating into MNGISKVKVVDARELVAVPITSSEKPEIDAAFQKKWQELVDIAARIIGVPAGLIMRLLENEIEVFNASYTNENPYEVGEKAALGYGLYCETVVGKRTPLLVPNALNDESWKDNPDVKLNMISYYGVPIRWPDGEIFGTLCVLDSKENHYTDDQKALIGKFAEMLEHDLESVQIRSQLANTISYKEIQIREMRHRIKNQLNMLISYIDLNLDHEQGSYKPHLIQDLHNHINALSNLHNLLNRKEPDYSIPATEHLKQLLGNIVSGSSFFIDFEVQGDTIHLPEESMVPLMMIINELATNSMKYAFTDVESPKIRLTCRESNGRIVISYSDNGCTSKPIEDVKRGLGMLIIEGLSAQLDGSSDMKMDRGFHFTLDFPG; encoded by the coding sequence ATGAACGGCATAAGCAAAGTCAAGGTAGTCGATGCCAGGGAACTTGTTGCGGTTCCGATTACATCCTCCGAAAAACCCGAAATCGACGCGGCGTTCCAGAAGAAGTGGCAGGAACTGGTCGATATTGCGGCGCGGATAATCGGTGTTCCGGCGGGGCTTATCATGCGGCTTCTGGAAAATGAAATCGAAGTATTCAATGCCAGTTATACAAATGAAAACCCCTATGAAGTCGGAGAAAAAGCGGCACTCGGCTACGGTCTGTACTGCGAAACAGTCGTGGGGAAACGGACCCCTCTTCTGGTTCCAAATGCGTTGAATGACGAAAGTTGGAAAGACAATCCGGATGTAAAACTGAACATGATCTCCTATTATGGTGTACCGATACGCTGGCCGGATGGAGAAATATTCGGAACTCTCTGCGTGCTTGATTCGAAAGAGAATCACTATACCGATGATCAGAAGGCTCTGATAGGAAAATTTGCGGAGATGCTGGAACACGACCTGGAAAGCGTACAGATCCGCTCCCAGCTTGCGAATACCATAAGCTATAAGGAAATACAGATCCGGGAAATGCGACACCGGATCAAGAACCAGTTAAACATGCTTATCAGCTACATCGATCTTAACCTGGACCATGAGCAGGGATCATACAAACCTCACCTGATACAGGATCTGCACAACCATATAAACGCCCTTTCCAACCTTCACAATCTCCTGAATCGGAAAGAACCGGATTACTCGATTCCTGCCACCGAACACCTGAAACAGCTTCTTGGGAATATCGTCTCAGGTTCTTCATTCTTCATCGACTTTGAGGTGCAGGGAGACACTATTCATCTTCCAGAAGAATCCATGGTTCCCCTCATGATGATCATCAACGAACTTGCGACCAACTCCATGAAATATGCGTTCACGGATGTGGAGTCGCCGAAAATCAGACTGACCTGCCGGGAAAGTAACGGCCGTATAGTCATCTCCTACTCTGATAACGGCTGCACCTCCAAACCGATTGAAGATGTAAAAAGGGGCTTGGGAATGCTGATCATCGAAGGGCTCTCCGCCCAGCTGGACGGGTCCAGTGATATGAAAATGGATCGGGGGTTCCATTTTACCCTCGATTTTCCAGGCTGA